The following proteins are encoded in a genomic region of Sesamum indicum cultivar Zhongzhi No. 13 linkage group LG8, S_indicum_v1.0, whole genome shotgun sequence:
- the LOC105167370 gene encoding protein STRUBBELIG-RECEPTOR FAMILY 3-like, which produces MVGNRSAVNFFSLEILLGFALVFTIRISLGYTNPSDVAAINSLYVALGSPSLPGWVASGGDPCGELWQGIVCEDSSISSITLIGANLGGELGDNLGGFSSIKSITLSNNLIGGSIPTDLPATLVNFFLSDNKLTGSIPSSLSSLSQLSAMSLNKNELTGEIPDAFEGLPALINLDLSSNNLSGQLPPSMQNLSGLTTLHLQNNQLSGTLDVLQDLPLIDLDIRNNLFSGPIPPKILSIPNFRRDGNPFNSSAAPLPPPTSSGTPPPGLPFFPGPASEQRPPPPGRRPSRQADGPSTTEESNPERSRKSSNTKRIVWISIAAVLSFIILLLAILLFMPRCLREIRETYRTPKRHEIAPYMGARENPRDGGSLVLPSHDEEKAPPVAVVRTKEENRQRTAGSIPKPRNEEEINKQPMSGAPRRNQYEIDMSRFDIDMMPPPPPPPPPPPPPPPPPPPPPPLLSEKVIVNPIVAPEATSTRPLMGHIPKTSVKAYSIASLQQYTNSFSQENLVGGGMLGNVYRAELPDGRLLAVKKLDKRVSNQLKDDQFIELVNSLDQIRHANVVELMGYCSEHGQKLLIYEYCTNGTLQDALHSDDEFKKKLSWNTRIRMALGAARALEYLHEVCEPPIIHRNFKSANVLLDDDLSVLVSDCGLAPLILSGAVSQLSGQLLTTYGYGAPEFESGVYTPKSDVYSFGVVMLELLTGRMSYDRTRSRGEQFLVRWAIPQLHDIDALSRMVDPALDGNYPVKSLSHFADIISRCVLAEPEFRPPMSEVVQDLMQLIRRESPSRSDRD; this is translated from the exons TTGCTGCTATCAATAGCTTATACGTTGCATTGGGTTCGCCGTCTCTTCCGGGATGGGTAGCCAGTGGTGGAGATCCCTGTGGTGAACTTTGGCAGGGAATTGTATGTGAAGATTCATCCATAAGTTCAAT AACATTGATTGGCGCTAATTTGGGCGGGGAATTGGGTGACAATCTTGGAGGATTTTCTTCTATCAAATCGAT AACACTGAGCAACAACCTTATTGGGGGTAGCATTCCGACCGATTTACCAGCGACATTAGTCAACTT TTTTCTTTCAGATAACAAACTGACAGGAAGTATACCTAGTTCCTTATCGTCTCTAAGTCAATTATCAGCTAT GTCCCTTAACAAAAACGAATTAACTGGAGAAATTCCTGATGCTTTTGAAGGGCTTCCAGCTTTGATTAATTT AGATTTGTCCAGTAACAATTTGAGTGGGCAGTTGCCACCGTCCATGCAAAACTTGTCAGGTCTCACTACCCT TCATTTGCAGAATAATCAGCTATCTGGAACTCTTGATGTTTTGCAAGATCTTCCTCTTATAGATTT GGATATAAGAAACAACCTATTCTCTGGACCAATACCTCCAAAGATTTTGAGCATACCCAATTTCCG GAGAGATGGGAATCCGTTCAACTCTAGTGCTGCTCCCTTACCTCCACCAACGTCCTCGGGAACACCGCCACCTGGATTGCCATTTTTTCCAGGACCAGCTTCTGAACAAAGACCGCCACCGCCTGGACGAAGACCGTCAAGACAGGCTGATGGACCATCAACAACAGAAGAATCAAACCCTGAAAGATCAAGGAAGTCCTCGAATACAAAGAGAATTGTATGGATATCAATTGCAGCAGTGCTGTCTTTCATAATATTGCTATTAGCAATCCTACTTTTCATGCCAAGATGTCTTAGGGAAATAAGAGAAACATACAGAACACCAAAACGGCATGAAATAGCCCCATACATGGGCGCTAGGGAAAATCCTAGAGATGGTGGTTCCTTGGTCCTACCAAGCCATGATGAAGAGAAAG CTCCTCCAGTGGCTGTTGTGAGGACTAAGGAAGAGAATCGACAAAGAACAGCAGGTTCAATACCCAAACCACGAAATGAAGAGGAGATAAATAAGCAGCCAATGAGTGGAGCACCTAGGAGGAATCAATACGAGATAGACATGAGCAGATTCGATATAGATATGATGccaccacctccaccaccacctccaccaccgcctcctcctccaccCCCTCCTCCACCACCGCCTCCGCTTCTATCAGAGAAGGTTATTGTGAATCCAATTGTAGCACCTGAAGCAACTTCAACCAGACCTTTGATGGGACATATTCCAAAAACTTCTGTGAAAGCTTACTCAATAGCATCTCTTCAGCAGTATACAAATAGCTTTTCACAAGAAAATCTTGTTGGCGGTGGAATGCTTGGAAATGTGTACAGAGCAGAGCTTCCTGATGGACGG TTACTTGCAGTCAAGAAATTGGACAAGAGAGTGTCAAACCAACTGAAGGATGACCAGTTTATTGAGCTTGTTAATAGTCTTGATCAAATTCGCCATGCTAATGTGGTTGAGCTCATGGGTTATTGCTCTGAGCATGGCCAGAAGCTTCTCATATATGAGTATTGTACTAATGGAACCCTGCAAGATGCCCTGCACTCTGATGatgaatttaagaaaaaactcTCATGGAATACTCGTATCAGGATGGCGCTTGGAGCTGCTAGAGCACTAGA GTATCTGCATGAGGTCTGTGAACCGCCTATAATCCACAGGAATTTCAAGTCAGCTAATGTTCTCCTCGATGATGATCTTTCTGTCCTTGTCTCTGACTGTGGTTTGGCTCCGTTGATATTGTCAGGGGCTGTAAGTCag TTGTCGGGACAGCTTCTCACAACCTATGGCTACGGTGCCCCTGAATTTGAGTCGGGAGTATATACTCCCAAGAGCGATGTCTACAGTTTCGGAGTGGTGATGTTGGAACTCTTAACGGGAAGAATGTCATACGACAG GACACGGAGTCGAGGAGAGCAATTTCTGGTCAGATGGGCAATCCCTCAGCTTCATGACATTGATGCCTTGTCGAGAATGGTTGATCCTGCGCTGGATGGAAACTATCCTGTTAAATCATTATCACACTTTGCTGACATTATTTCCAGATGTGTCCTG